The Prunus dulcis chromosome 5, ALMONDv2, whole genome shotgun sequence genomic sequence TGCAGCTCAAAGGGTTAGGATATATAGGGGAGAGGTCAAATTTTGAAAGGCTAGTGGAAGATGTTAGTGCGTAGAtcctaaattatttattaatcaaGAAAATATTAAGAACTTTAGGGCATCATAGTGAAGGAAATGGAATGAAATGATCATGTGTCTTAGCAGAAGAAAAGATTATGTTATCTCATGTGGTAAGATCATGATGACCAAGTTTTTTATTGTCCTTAATGAAGATATAATAAGGTTTCCTTTTATTGATTAAGTGGAACTTTGAAAGTTGTTCTTCGACACGCACATTGCGATCCGATCGATAAAAAAGAatgaatatttcattattatatCAAGGCCAGGAACAGAATCATTGCCGCAATAGTATAGTGATTAGATTGGTTGAGTCATGTCCATTATGAAAACCATTTCAGGATCAACTAGTCGTTACAATATCCATCGTTGCTCATCTTTTGTTATcttggttttattttctttctttctccttctcacttttcgaatgaatttttcattataaattCCTAGTGTCGTACTATGTTGTGCACTTTTTTCTCATGACCTACAGGCAAATTGGATGGTGGCAAAGCCTATCCAATCCATGATTGTAGTTTTGTTTATTCATGGAGTGTTTATTGTTTACATGTTCTGGTGACCCACCCCCATCATCCCTTGGACAGATTTATATTGTAATTAGGGTACATATCGTATGTTCCAGTATGATCAATGATCATGAGTATGAAATAGAGATAATGCACAAGCTTCTGTAACAGATCAGTCAGTCTATTAAACAATTCAAATGATTTACTCACAAccaaaatatatgtatatatatcagCACAACACAGCAGGGAAGCTCAGACCAATCGCATGTGGGAAACCTAGCCAAGTGTAGTAAATTGCACATTTTTTCTGCTGTTATTGCATGTTGATGCTTCAAGCCGATTCAAAATTGGAGCAATACAAGATACGAAAGAAATCAAAGCTGAGctacttcttgttttttttttaatcgtGAAGGAGAGGGAATTGATACAAATTCTCGAATGCATTGACAAATACCTAACACATTGCCCGTAATTAAGCTAGTTGAGTTGAAATATTGATTGGATACAAATACAATGACCCCATTGCATTCTAAATTCACTAGAATAGTATattaacaaagaaaagaaaacgaaaacgAAAAACCCAGACCTATTTGAAGAGAAACACTTATATGAAACGGAGATAACACTATTTTATCATCTCCGATCCATTACTATgtatgataattttttcacgTAGCAATCTGTGatttgtcaaaaataacaaaacagtaATATCCCCGTTTCATATAAGTTTTTCCATATTTAAAAAGGACGAAGTGGCCGAGTGTACAACTTACATTATAACTGATTGAAGGAAACATGACATCTCACCAGACGCAAAGAAAGAGCATTTATATGATTATGGGAGGGATCAAAAAATGATAGGGGCGCACAAGCAGACAGTCCAAAAAGTCTAGTGGGGCCCACCTTTGGGCCTAACTTACAACGGGGCCTGCATTGCCCCTGACCTGATCTTTGAGGCCCAATCTCATCACCACGCCCATCCACCATGAGacgaaaaaaaacacaaaataaaaaacaaacacaagtAGACAGGAAGGGATGGATTTTGAATCTTACAGCGCATTGTGCGTACTGGCGGTGTCGTTTTGGGTAAAGTCATGTGCTCGTTTCAGATAAGGTCACGTATAATCACATGGCTCCCAATCTCAATCACAATCACAATCACAATCACaaactcctcctcctcctcctcctgctGTGGAAATGTGGGCCCGGACCCACCCCATTCAATTATTAGGTTAGGTCCCCTACCTcccctttaatttttttcccagCCCCAATCTGGCATGCACTTTGCCACACCAGATTATTCTCACACCACCTACCCTCAGATCTTGCCACGTCACCAATCTTCCATCTTATTCCCTGCTCGCTCTGTTTTTGTGGACCACCTACACTACAGTTGATGACATTCCCATGTTACTTACTGCATTTTTGAGAAATTACCTGCAAGCCTTTCCAAAAATTATCATAAAGTATATActagataataaaaaatttgtttcaaatcaaataaaaaataatgaacttcggaattttctttgttttctgaaCATGGACAATTTTGGAATATGAGTAACATTGATAAAACCAGGTActttaatatttgtatttttgtataaaataagGTAATCATACAATTCAATTCATGGCAAAGAGATCTATATAAAGCCAATGCTTACACTGCATTCTAAATCAAGCCCCACAACTCCTTCCatccttgttttgtttctcCTTCCAAAGAGGCAATGGCCATGGCTAAGCTTGTCTGCTTTCTTCTTCTAGCTCTCCTTGGGATTTCCATGGTTGCAACACAGGTGACCATTTGAAACCCTAATCTCAACTGCACTATTTCTTACTCAATTGCtctctcttatttttctttttttcttccaatgtTTGCAGGTTAatgcaaaacaagaaacccaGTATCACTTGGACAGTGTAAGTTGTTCCTATTTTTAATGAAGCACGATTTGATAATTTTGCAGTCTGCATTATGGCTAAAATGGTCattttctgcatttttttttctttctccaggGAAGGTATGGTCCTGGGAGTCTAAAGAGCTACCGTAAGTACCATAACTAGAACATCCCTCCCATTTTCTTGCCTAAAATGaagattaattaattttctgcCCTTAATAAATGatgtgtttttaattaagCTCACAATTGAATTACCAGAATGCCCATCACAATGCACAAGGAGATGTAGCCAGACACAGTACCACAAGCCATGCATGTTCTTCTGCCAAAAATGCTGTGCTAAGTGTCTCTGTGTTCCTCCTGGTTCCTATGGCAACAAAGCTGTGTGCCCTTGCTACAACAACTGGAAGACCCAGCAAGGAGGACCCAAATGCCCTTGAGCAACcaattttgtttggtttcttCTCCTTAAGAGAGCTACcaaaaataatcaatattTAAGCACAATTTTATAAagcatttcttcttctctaggTCATAAAGTTCACTGACCTGTTgagaatattaatttaatggtAGTCCATTCCTTTGGGATATATGGTTTTATAACACCCCCAAATGAGAGCGTTGACagaatttatgttttaattgtATTAATAAAATGAGATTATTCTATGTTCTCCATTGCAAACTAGTGGTCTTCGGTTCGAACTCACATAGTACTATtagtgtgtgtgtatgtgtgtgaaACTCTCTCTCCCTGTAGTTTAGACCATCACTTGaagtttgaaaaaagaaactagcaACAAAAGATAAACATCAAAACTttaaagggaagaaaaaagaatactaTAGTTGCATTGCCCCTTCACACAATGTGTTCATCAAGCTTCAATTTCTTACTTGGGATTTTCTAATGGAAGACTACCTTCTAAGTAAGAAATATTCGGCTCTGTTTTTGACTCTTGAAAAGTGTTTTAAGTTAAGTGGGTTGTTCAAAGTTGAACTTTCGGCTAAGCCCAAGACTTTCCTCCTAATTAAAAAGTCTCTTTACTTCGATGCAAATTTCCTCAACCATTTTGATTGGTGAGAAATGATTTTTATCAAATTCTTCATAAGAATTGCACATCACACTGTCATACGGTTGATTTCAATATTGAAAGAAGGCTTTTTGGACCATTCATAAGGTTAATTAAAACAATTACTATAGtagttgtttttctttttcttttatcataaaaattccttttttaacttcttattaAAATCAATGTTGCACCAAAGGAACGCCATTTTGGTTCGAAGTTTTATGAATCCTAGAtgtatatgttatttttggtAAGACGATAACATTTGGTAACTATATTTGACAATTGTAAGGGATGCAAATCATTTATCAAACTTAACATACCTTATTAGGCAAGCAACTGAAGTTAATTTTGGGAGTGTAATGAGTAGGAGGATAGGGGGATATATTGtaataaattacattttttattgGTTTCCTCAATAAAATCAGCTTATTTCAACCATATTTTTCGCAACGTTTTCTGAGCCAACAGAAAAAAGCCAGGTTTTTTGCAATGCAATCTGGCTGAATACTTGATAATTTGACGAGTGTGTTGATCAAAGCAATGAGCATGAAAACCTTATTAATAGCCATGAGGACGAGCGCATCATAGCAAGgctcaaaaatcaaaatgacGCGAGAAAGGTTCATAAAGTCATGAGCTTTCTGTTCTCCATCGCATGAACAACCAAAAGGATTAGTAtaaagttttttatttgttatttttatttagttttatgaTAATCAAATGCCGTAGCCCACAGGACAGGTTaagaaatttataataaaatattaatggACTTTGTTCAAAGGCCCTCTGTGTATTAGAAAAGCCTCCAACTTGGTCCCTTTGAAGCCTGAAAATATATTAGTAAATTTGCATGCCATGAAGTTTCAGAATCCCAGTTCATCAGGTACGCTCTTTTTTCTACTTCTAATCGACCCATTTCATGAAAGCATAACTCTTTGAAAACCCAGATGAGaaatttctcatttttgtttgttcatgctcctttttagtttttctttttcttttttcactttttgcgGCAAATTTTCATGTAGCTCAGCTGCTCAAGAATCCAAATAATGCGTTCTAGTAATCAGCTGCAAGAAGTACTCTACTTAAGTGTTTATTCAATCTCTGCAGATTTATCACTTGCTTTTGCTCAGTTGCTCTGGCGATGATTTCAAGAGAGAGGCTCGTGGATTTTTCAGAAACTCAAGGTTTTGTGTGCAGTAAGTTCACAGATTATCCATGGCCTTGAGAAAATAGAAAGCTTTCTCCTTGAATTGATGGTTGTTGTTTTCGTTAGAGATAAATAGTGTGGCAACCTGTTTTGAaagaattacaaaatttaGGCTTCCTATTCAAGATGGGCGTCTCTCTGTCCATGTTTCTGGAAGCAAGCTGCTCTGTTAAGAGGCTGAATTGATGGGCATTGCcttgtttttccattttccttCTGGACAATTGATGGGGATTAATGTTTCAGAGCAATAAGATGGTTTTTGATCTCTAGGAGAAGTAACATAGATTGCATACCTTCTTTTTGTTCAATTGCAGTTGTTATCTTGTTCAACTTGAAAAACTCGGTAAATTTCATCAATGTCAGAAAAGAGTAGGCTTCCctcaaaatttcttttctaCTTGATAACAGTTTCTGTGTTCCTTTTAATCCTTTCTTCTGTCTTCCTACTTCAATTTAGTAAAACTTCTTTTACACCCAGTTCAGTGTTTAAGCTTATTCTTGTTAATGGCACATCAGTGTACTTTGAGCCCCTTGTAAAAAGTAGGCAGAAACAGCTTCCTTTCCTGTCCTCTGAGGTTTCCCGAGTTGATGCTATAAGATCCTCAAAAACAAGTGAATTGGCCTGTCAAGTTTCCAATTCAAGCAAGAAATTGGGATCTTtaaggaaaatgaaaactatGGCCTGTGATTCAACTCAGGCACTCTTGAGGGTGTTCATGTATGAGTTGCCTCCTGAATTTCACTTTGGGCTTTTGGGTTGGAAGGGAAAGGAGAATCAGACATGGCCAAATGTCAGTATCCCAAGTCGCATCCCACCTTACCCAGGTGGCCTGAATTTACAGCACAGTATCGAATACTGGCTCACCCTTGATCTTCTGGCCTCAAATATCCCAACTGTGGTCAGACCTTGCACGGTAGTTAGGGTGCACAATTCAAGCGAAGCAGATGTTATTTTTGTGCCATTCTTCGCATCTCTGAGTTACAACAGGCATTCCAAGCTCCATGGAAAGGAGAAAGTCAGTGTCAACAAGATGTTGCAGAACAAATTGGTGCAGTTTTTGAAAGGTCGGGATGAATGGAAAAGAAAGGGTGGGAAGGATCATTTGATAGTTGCTCACCATCCAAATAGCATGTTGGATGCAAGAAGGAAATTGGGCTCTGCCATGTT encodes the following:
- the LOC117628496 gene encoding gibberellin-regulated protein 6 — encoded protein: MAMAKLVCFLLLALLGISMVATQVNAKQETQYHLDSGRYGPGSLKSYQCPSQCTRRCSQTQYHKPCMFFCQKCCAKCLCVPPGSYGNKAVCPCYNNWKTQQGGPKCP
- the LOC117629252 gene encoding probable arabinosyltransferase ARAD1, which gives rise to MSEKSRLPSKFLFYLITVSVFLLILSSVFLLQFSKTSFTPSSVFKLILVNGTSVYFEPLVKSRQKQLPFLSSEVSRVDAIRSSKTSELACQVSNSSKKLGSLRKMKTMACDSTQALLRVFMYELPPEFHFGLLGWKGKENQTWPNVSIPSRIPPYPGGLNLQHSIEYWLTLDLLASNIPTVVRPCTVVRVHNSSEADVIFVPFFASLSYNRHSKLHGKEKVSVNKMLQNKLVQFLKGRDEWKRKGGKDHLIVAHHPNSMLDARRKLGSAMFVLADFGRYPAEIANLEKDVIAPYRHVVMTVDSSKSASFEERPILLYFRGAIYRKDGGVIRQELYYILKDEKDVHFTFGSVQGNGINKASQGMASSKFCLNIAGDTPSSNRLFDAIASHCVPVIISDEIELPFEEVLDYSEFCIFVHASDAVKKGYLLNLLQGIKQDKWIKMWERLKEIVHQFEYQYPSQPGDAVDMIWQAVSHKISSIQLKFHRKKRYDRSTSGIITK